In one Mucilaginibacter ginsenosidivorax genomic region, the following are encoded:
- a CDS encoding BamA/TamA family outer membrane protein: MIKKLLLLLILLMGGLNLLAQDSVKYRVILIGDAGEMDTQQSAVLKHAAANIIKNKTIVMYLGDNIYPRGMGLPGSPEEKQTQKILQSQYQPMRANGAPVYFLPGNHDWDKMGPQGLAKIKREWAFLEEQQDSLLKMVPANGCPDPVEINLGDNLTVIAFDSEWWLYQYSKANDAAECDCKTKEDIVDKFEQILSRNRNKVILLASHHPFQSYGTHGGYFSLKDHIFPLTAINSNLLIPLPVLGSLYPFLRSSFPNPEDLNHPLYKDMMKRIDGVFKDFPNVIHVAGHEHGLQLIKDNQLQVVSGAGAKHTYAIKGKNSLFADATQGYVIADILTDNSIRFTYYIDGETGVKQAFVYTQPYTPVKPLPAAPFKVITADSLVIKVHPSYDSVSKFHRLLFGENYRKEWAADTKLPVINIATFQGGLTPEKLGGGFQTHSLRLIDKTGKEWVIRSVEKSPEKLLPPEFQETFARDWVMDAQSAQHPFSALIVPPLADAVHVPHTNPQIGVISPDERLGKFNKVFDNKAVLIEEREPTGKSDNSLKMVANMLKDNDNSIDAQTFLRGRLLDLLIGDWDRRGDQWRWQRAKTDKGIYYTGVPRDRDQALYTNQGIIPYFASREWAVPDLQGFDGKIKNIYYSLWSSMFADLFPGMKYNHEDWTRIVNEFVAAETDEVLEAGLRRLPASAYKLRHDVLLKQLKERRANIPAAMEEFYKISNKIVEIHTSKKNELFNIKDIPGDGLNITINKISSGGKVRDTLMNINFMPDITKEIRIYLGAGADKVVLNNATSPIKLRFVDSVDVKDYNIVRSKNKVQIYDPGTLKLTGDSTRVRKYFSADSANISYMAVNLSNVTMPMANIEINPDEGFLLGLGFKYTHQDSFRKFPYNDVQQVFLSHSFSTKAFRASYSGEWIKAIGNANLLLQFQANSPENINFFGRGNETVFDKTGNYKKFYRTRFTTVQFDPALTWHSAGGTTVTVGPSLQYYNLNAADNAGRLITNPLLTNSTDSYTFDERKLFAGAIFNFTSDLRNNKILPAWGSYVNVKLQGYKGLNSNSNSFIQLTPQAALYKSLNTNGTIVLAERIGGGVTIGKTAFYQSLFLGGQDNLLGYRLYRFAGQYSFYNNLELRLKLFDFASYIVPGQAGLVGFYDIGRVWENGEHSDKWHNGTGAGLYIAPAKLAVIKIVAGHSEEGWYPYLSTAFRF, translated from the coding sequence ATGATTAAAAAATTACTTCTGCTATTGATATTATTAATGGGCGGTTTAAATTTACTGGCCCAGGATTCGGTAAAATACCGGGTGATACTTATAGGCGATGCCGGCGAAATGGATACGCAGCAAAGCGCAGTTTTAAAGCACGCGGCCGCCAACATTATCAAAAACAAAACCATTGTGATGTACCTTGGCGATAATATTTATCCCAGGGGAATGGGCTTGCCCGGCAGCCCCGAAGAGAAACAAACCCAAAAGATACTTCAATCGCAATACCAACCTATGCGGGCCAATGGCGCACCGGTTTATTTTTTACCCGGCAACCACGATTGGGATAAAATGGGGCCGCAGGGCCTGGCCAAAATAAAAAGGGAATGGGCGTTTTTAGAAGAACAGCAGGATAGCCTGTTAAAAATGGTGCCTGCCAACGGCTGCCCTGACCCGGTTGAAATAAACCTTGGCGATAACCTAACGGTTATAGCATTTGACAGCGAATGGTGGCTATACCAGTACAGTAAAGCCAATGATGCCGCCGAATGCGATTGCAAAACCAAAGAGGATATTGTTGATAAATTTGAACAGATCCTGAGCCGCAACCGCAACAAGGTTATCCTGCTGGCATCGCACCATCCGTTTCAAAGTTATGGCACCCATGGCGGCTATTTTTCGTTGAAGGATCACATTTTCCCATTGACAGCTATAAACAGCAACCTGCTTATTCCGTTGCCTGTGTTAGGGTCGTTGTATCCCTTTTTGCGATCATCATTCCCCAACCCCGAGGACCTAAACCACCCTTTATACAAAGATATGATGAAACGGATAGATGGGGTGTTTAAAGATTTTCCCAACGTTATCCACGTGGCCGGGCACGAGCATGGCCTGCAGTTGATAAAAGATAACCAGCTACAGGTGGTAAGCGGCGCAGGCGCCAAGCATACCTATGCTATAAAGGGCAAAAATTCCCTGTTTGCCGATGCTACCCAGGGATATGTGATAGCCGATATTCTCACTGATAACAGCATACGTTTTACCTACTATATAGATGGTGAAACCGGGGTAAAACAGGCATTTGTTTACACTCAGCCTTACACACCGGTTAAACCATTACCGGCAGCCCCGTTTAAAGTAATTACTGCAGATAGCCTGGTAATTAAAGTGCACCCATCGTACGATAGCGTAAGTAAATTTCATCGTTTACTTTTTGGCGAAAACTACCGTAAGGAATGGGCTGCCGATACTAAACTGCCTGTTATCAATATAGCCACCTTTCAAGGAGGGCTGACGCCGGAGAAATTGGGTGGTGGTTTTCAAACACACTCCCTACGTTTAATTGACAAAACCGGCAAGGAATGGGTTATCCGCAGCGTTGAAAAAAGCCCGGAAAAATTATTACCCCCCGAGTTCCAGGAGACTTTCGCCCGGGATTGGGTTATGGATGCCCAAAGCGCGCAACATCCGTTTTCGGCTCTGATCGTGCCGCCCCTGGCCGATGCGGTGCATGTGCCGCATACCAACCCGCAAATAGGTGTGATATCGCCCGACGAAAGATTGGGCAAATTTAACAAGGTATTTGATAACAAGGCTGTATTGATTGAAGAGCGGGAGCCTACCGGAAAATCAGACAACTCGCTCAAGATGGTTGCCAATATGCTGAAAGATAATGATAACAGCATTGATGCACAGACATTTTTGCGCGGCCGATTACTCGATTTGCTTATTGGCGATTGGGACAGGCGTGGCGACCAATGGCGTTGGCAGCGCGCCAAAACTGATAAAGGCATTTATTATACAGGCGTACCCCGAGATAGAGACCAGGCACTTTACACCAACCAGGGTATTATACCATACTTCGCATCACGCGAATGGGCTGTGCCCGATTTACAGGGCTTTGATGGCAAAATCAAGAATATATACTATTCATTATGGAGCAGCATGTTTGCCGATTTGTTCCCGGGGATGAAATACAATCACGAAGATTGGACACGCATTGTTAATGAATTTGTAGCTGCCGAAACCGACGAGGTTTTAGAAGCCGGGCTGCGCCGTTTACCCGCATCTGCCTATAAACTAAGACATGATGTTTTATTAAAACAATTGAAGGAACGCCGCGCGAACATCCCGGCTGCTATGGAGGAGTTTTATAAGATCAGCAATAAAATTGTCGAGATTCACACCTCGAAAAAAAATGAGCTTTTTAACATTAAAGATATCCCTGGTGATGGCTTAAATATCACTATTAATAAAATCAGCAGTGGCGGTAAAGTGCGGGATACATTGATGAACATCAATTTTATGCCTGATATTACCAAAGAGATCAGGATTTACCTGGGTGCAGGTGCCGATAAAGTGGTTTTAAATAACGCCACATCGCCCATAAAACTCAGGTTTGTTGATAGCGTTGATGTAAAGGATTATAACATTGTACGTTCAAAAAACAAAGTGCAGATTTATGACCCCGGTACGCTGAAATTAACAGGCGATAGCACCAGGGTTCGCAAGTATTTCTCGGCCGATAGTGCCAATATTTCGTACATGGCGGTAAACCTGTCAAACGTTACCATGCCTATGGCTAATATCGAGATAAACCCAGACGAAGGATTTTTATTAGGACTTGGGTTTAAGTATACACACCAGGATAGTTTTCGTAAATTCCCGTATAACGATGTACAGCAGGTGTTTTTGAGCCACTCATTTTCAACCAAAGCTTTTAGGGCCAGTTACAGCGGCGAGTGGATTAAAGCTATTGGCAATGCTAATCTGTTATTGCAATTCCAGGCCAATTCACCGGAAAATATTAACTTTTTTGGCCGGGGTAACGAAACTGTATTTGATAAAACTGGGAATTATAAAAAGTTTTACCGTACCCGGTTCACAACCGTTCAGTTCGATCCGGCCTTAACCTGGCATAGCGCCGGAGGCACCACGGTAACCGTTGGGCCATCATTACAGTATTATAATTTAAATGCTGCTGACAATGCAGGCCGTTTAATTACAAATCCCTTACTCACCAATAGTACAGATAGTTATACCTTTGATGAGCGAAAACTTTTTGCCGGCGCAATTTTTAACTTCACAAGCGATTTGCGCAACAATAAGATACTACCTGCCTGGGGAAGCTACGTAAATGTTAAATTACAGGGGTACAAAGGTTTAAATAGTAATTCAAACTCGTTCATACAATTGACACCACAGGCGGCTTTGTACAAAAGCTTAAATACCAATGGTACCATTGTGCTGGCCGAGCGAATAGGCGGAGGTGTAACCATTGGCAAAACGGCTTTTTATCAATCGTTATTTTTAGGCGGGCAGGATAACTTATTAGGTTACAGGCTTTACCGCTTTGCCGGTCAATATAGTTTTTACAACAATTTGGAACTGCGATTAAAATTGTTTGATTTTGCAAGTTATATTGTACCCGGGCAAGCTGGCTTGGTAGGCTTTTATGATATTGGCCGCGTTTGGGAAAATGGCGAACATTCTGATAAATGGCACAATGGCACAGGCGCCGGCTTATACATTGCCCCTGCCAAATTAGCGGTTATAAAAATTGTAGCCGGGCACTCTGAAGAAGGTTGGTATCCTTATTTATCAACAGCCTTTAGGTTTTAA
- a CDS encoding DUF3857 domain-containing protein, with protein sequence MQNCFKLYFSLITGILLLFINNQCVMAANTPAVHVTPRPGWLSVCKPYNQRPSARTIEKGYFFALIEQQIHVELKADYHHVIKEIVSETGIQNASQINVSFDPSFQRLDFHEITVWRNNKPINRLNVAGFKVIADEQDLSNFIYQGSYSALLILDDIRKGDRIEYSYTLTGRNPIFDGRFCDDISFQWYQPIAHQYTVLVASAQRKLNFKAINTIPKAVITQSAGLTRYQYEAFQVPPAHDDDNQPAWYESRPRVQISEFDGWAGVVNWALGINPAATNIKGELAQRITEIKAKTGNDQVKYFREAVKTVQNEVRYMGIEMGQYSHKANNPEKVFKQRYGDCKDKSLLLVSMLKADGIDASMVLVNSNVRAHIENYLPTYYAFDHAVVTANVKGKQVWVDATIDYQGGTGTDIYFPNYGKGLVLKTGNSSLTTIPQSRPGKVIFNDIYKVKNDHSPVLFTVKTTYTLNEADDIRSHLASTGMAETEKSYLDYYAKTYAKIEQKDSITVDDDLDKNVLTTTETYTIKDFFRVDTETNKKSADLYANYISQQLPSLNGRIKTPVSLNYPLDYDYTINVILKGGWDITDRTNAITRDYYKFSSDYTSSGDTLQLNYKLAYLKDNVPVNKLDEFKSDIKKLNSDGLSYSFSYGATTDPESNINNPMVVFAGFLVVGLIFLGVWIYQRETPAIVFSYGSTFMPIGGWLILVAIGLGATALSVCWNIFNGNYFDMATWNSYTTSKYGFSSKLLLIIGAGGNIILLMLAVFCLILLLNKRDIFPKVITGYFLYALGFGVVFYIISLTVHNDKVAGQALYFLIRAGLVSAIWIPYFKRSTRVEDTFIVPYPPYNYSYEGPDSAYPAAKD encoded by the coding sequence ATGCAAAATTGCTTTAAACTATACTTTAGCCTTATTACTGGTATTTTACTGTTGTTTATTAATAACCAGTGCGTTATGGCGGCAAATACGCCCGCGGTACATGTAACACCAAGGCCCGGCTGGTTAAGTGTTTGCAAACCTTACAACCAAAGGCCATCGGCGCGTACCATAGAAAAAGGATATTTTTTCGCGCTTATAGAGCAGCAGATACACGTTGAACTGAAGGCCGATTACCACCATGTAATTAAAGAGATAGTATCTGAAACCGGCATTCAAAATGCATCGCAAATAAACGTTAGTTTCGATCCAAGCTTCCAGCGTCTTGATTTTCATGAAATAACCGTATGGCGCAATAATAAGCCCATTAATCGCTTAAATGTAGCCGGCTTTAAGGTAATTGCCGACGAGCAGGACCTATCAAATTTTATTTACCAGGGCAGCTATTCGGCATTGTTAATTCTTGATGACATCCGCAAAGGCGACAGGATTGAATATTCGTACACCCTCACCGGCCGCAACCCCATTTTTGATGGCCGTTTTTGTGATGATATATCTTTTCAATGGTATCAACCCATAGCGCACCAGTATACAGTGCTGGTAGCATCGGCACAACGAAAATTAAACTTCAAGGCCATCAATACCATACCTAAAGCGGTTATTACTCAAAGTGCCGGCTTAACGCGATACCAATATGAGGCTTTCCAGGTACCACCTGCACATGATGACGATAACCAGCCTGCCTGGTACGAAAGCAGGCCCCGTGTACAGATCAGTGAATTTGACGGCTGGGCAGGTGTGGTTAATTGGGCGCTCGGCATTAATCCGGCAGCAACCAATATCAAAGGCGAACTGGCGCAGCGCATAACCGAAATAAAGGCCAAAACAGGTAACGACCAGGTAAAATATTTCCGGGAGGCAGTTAAAACCGTGCAAAATGAGGTGCGGTATATGGGTATAGAAATGGGACAATACTCGCACAAGGCCAACAACCCCGAAAAAGTGTTTAAGCAGCGCTACGGCGATTGTAAAGATAAATCGTTGTTACTGGTATCAATGCTGAAAGCAGATGGAATAGATGCGTCGATGGTACTGGTGAATTCGAACGTTAGGGCACATATTGAAAATTACCTGCCAACTTACTATGCATTTGATCACGCTGTAGTAACTGCCAACGTAAAGGGCAAACAAGTTTGGGTCGACGCGACGATTGATTACCAGGGAGGCACAGGTACCGATATCTATTTTCCTAATTATGGTAAGGGCCTGGTGTTAAAAACTGGCAATTCTTCGCTAACTACTATACCGCAATCCAGGCCGGGCAAGGTAATCTTTAACGATATATATAAGGTAAAAAACGACCATTCGCCGGTATTGTTCACCGTAAAAACAACCTATACGTTAAATGAAGCCGATGATATCCGTAGCCACCTTGCTTCAACAGGCATGGCCGAAACAGAAAAAAGCTACCTGGATTATTACGCTAAAACGTACGCCAAAATCGAACAAAAAGACTCGATTACCGTAGATGACGATCTGGATAAAAACGTACTTACCACCACGGAAACCTATACTATAAAAGACTTTTTCAGGGTAGATACCGAGACGAATAAAAAATCGGCCGATTTATATGCCAACTACATTTCGCAGCAGCTGCCATCTTTAAACGGGAGAATAAAAACGCCCGTATCGTTGAATTATCCGCTTGATTATGACTATACTATAAACGTTATATTAAAGGGCGGCTGGGATATTACCGACAGAACCAATGCTATTACAAGGGATTATTATAAATTTTCGTCCGATTATACCTCATCGGGCGATACCTTACAGCTTAATTACAAACTTGCTTATTTAAAGGACAATGTGCCTGTAAATAAGCTGGACGAATTTAAAAGCGATATCAAAAAGCTTAACAGCGACGGCCTGAGCTACAGCTTTAGTTACGGGGCAACCACCGACCCTGAATCAAACATCAACAACCCGATGGTTGTTTTTGCCGGCTTTTTGGTAGTTGGCCTGATTTTTTTAGGCGTGTGGATTTATCAGCGCGAAACACCTGCAATTGTTTTTAGCTATGGCTCAACATTTATGCCTATTGGTGGCTGGCTCATACTGGTAGCCATTGGCCTTGGAGCTACTGCACTTAGCGTTTGCTGGAATATTTTTAACGGCAATTATTTTGATATGGCCACCTGGAACTCCTATACCACAAGTAAATATGGCTTTAGCAGCAAGCTTTTACTGATTATTGGGGCCGGCGGCAATATCATACTATTGATGCTGGCTGTGTTTTGCCTTATTCTTTTATTAAACAAGCGCGATATATTCCCTAAAGTTATTACCGGTTATTTTTTATATGCATTAGGATTTGGCGTTGTTTTTTACATCATATCGTTAACCGTGCATAATGATAAAGTTGCTGGCCAGGCTTTGTACTTTTTAATAAGAGCAGGCCTTGTTTCGGCAATCTGGATCCCGTATTTCAAACGGTCTACCCGGGTTGAGGATACTTTTATTGTGCCTTATCCGCCTTACAATTACAGTTACGAAGGTCCCGATTCAGCATATCCGGCAGCTAAAGACTAA
- a CDS encoding Pycsar system effector family protein — MKFQQLLEDVKKYVISYFDAYQDPNLIYHDLQHTKDVVAAATKIANHYQLSDEDFFVVVAASWFHDTGYFTDKAEHEAKSISIAGHELKQLKVSDAVIEKVKGCIMATEMPQKPVGLLQEIICDADLFHLGTDDFNERSKLVRKEIEKVKNIVLDKDVWRQKSIELLQSHRYFTDYCRLLLGDQQQKNLDKLIGKQALVKDKAPVIAITDEDVVADTDDEKADTEKHGKKHKTDKPERGIETMFRISSSNHQRLSDMADNKAHIMITVNSIILSAIISLVLRKIDEHSNLLVPTFMLLGVSLLTITFSILATRPSIPNGVFTHDDIENKTVNLLFFGNFYRMSLEKYSEGMVKMMDDSDFLYGSLIRDNYSQGVVLGKKYRLLRASYNVFMFGLIISVVAFIISTLI, encoded by the coding sequence ATGAAATTTCAACAATTATTAGAAGACGTAAAAAAATACGTGATATCCTATTTTGATGCCTACCAGGATCCCAATTTAATTTATCACGACCTTCAGCATACTAAAGATGTTGTAGCCGCTGCTACAAAAATTGCCAACCACTACCAACTTAGCGACGAAGATTTTTTTGTTGTGGTAGCTGCCTCATGGTTTCATGATACAGGATATTTTACTGATAAAGCCGAACACGAAGCAAAGAGCATAAGCATTGCCGGGCATGAGCTTAAACAACTAAAAGTAAGCGATGCGGTAATTGAAAAAGTAAAAGGCTGTATTATGGCTACCGAAATGCCACAGAAACCCGTTGGTTTGTTACAGGAAATTATATGTGATGCCGATCTTTTTCATTTAGGAACCGATGATTTTAACGAACGCAGTAAACTGGTGCGTAAAGAAATTGAAAAGGTAAAAAATATTGTACTTGATAAAGACGTGTGGCGTCAAAAAAGTATCGAACTGCTGCAATCGCACCGTTATTTTACCGACTATTGCCGCCTGCTGCTTGGCGATCAGCAGCAAAAAAACCTGGATAAGCTGATAGGCAAACAGGCACTGGTAAAAGATAAGGCTCCCGTAATAGCCATAACCGACGAAGATGTTGTGGCTGATACAGATGATGAGAAGGCTGATACCGAAAAGCATGGTAAAAAGCATAAAACGGATAAGCCAGAACGCGGTATCGAAACCATGTTCCGCATTAGTTCCAGCAATCACCAGCGACTGAGCGATATGGCCGATAATAAAGCCCATATCATGATCACGGTGAACTCCATCATTCTATCGGCTATTATTAGTTTGGTGCTTCGTAAAATTGATGAACATTCCAACCTGTTGGTGCCAACCTTTATGCTGCTTGGGGTAAGTTTGCTCACCATCACCTTTTCGATACTGGCAACACGCCCATCGATACCTAACGGGGTATTTACCCATGATGATATCGAGAATAAAACCGTAAACCTTTTATTTTTTGGTAATTTTTACCGCATGTCCCTCGAAAAATACAGCGAGGGAATGGTTAAAATGATGGACGACAGCGATTTCCTGTACGGTAGCCTTATACGCGATAATTACTCGCAAGGTGTGGTGTTGGGTAAAAAATACCGCTTGTTACGTGCATCATACAATGTATTCATGTTCGGCCTTATCATTTCGGTAGTCGCGTTCATTATTTCAACACTGATCTAA
- a CDS encoding phosphatase PAP2 family protein, whose amino-acid sequence MTKGKKLLFVLFTIINLIGFQFCYAQNADIDILKSINPQNPTSGYWRTTSTSAYYVAGAASFGTLIYGLASGNQTAKQNGVEAVINLGATELFTYVVKMSVNRTRPADRYPNDVFVTSPTHGQSFPSGHSSLAFATAATISIQYHKWYVTVPAYLWASSVGYSRLYLGKHYPSDVLAGAAVGIGTAYAGHWLNQKLFKKHTVIHKGHD is encoded by the coding sequence ATGACCAAGGGAAAAAAACTACTGTTTGTATTATTTACAATAATTAACCTGATAGGTTTTCAGTTCTGCTACGCTCAAAATGCAGATATCGATATTTTAAAAAGTATCAATCCGCAAAATCCAACGTCGGGCTATTGGCGTACCACCAGTACATCGGCCTACTACGTAGCGGGTGCGGCTTCCTTCGGTACCTTGATATATGGGTTGGCAAGCGGCAATCAAACCGCAAAACAAAATGGCGTAGAGGCCGTGATTAACCTGGGCGCTACCGAATTGTTTACTTACGTTGTTAAAATGAGCGTAAACCGCACGCGCCCGGCAGATAGATACCCTAATGATGTATTTGTAACTTCACCCACGCACGGACAATCATTTCCGTCGGGCCACAGCAGTCTTGCTTTTGCTACAGCAGCTACCATATCTATACAATATCATAAGTGGTACGTAACCGTACCTGCTTATTTATGGGCTTCGTCTGTTGGATACTCGCGCTTGTACCTGGGCAAGCATTATCCATCAGATGTGCTTGCCGGCGCGGCCGTGGGTATTGGTACTGCATATGCGGGTCACTGGCTTAATCAAAAACTATTTAAAAAGCATACTGTAATTCATAAAGGCCATGATTAA
- a CDS encoding SdiA-regulated domain-containing protein → MIKDMRNTLLGVIVAGILLSISCANKTGTHGYDSPTGYNLNKPVKYYMPDGLLEISGIAFNNGKSDSVYAEQDEDGNIYYLKLGDKQVSYSKFGKKGDYEDIAICHKQVIMLRSDGVLFTFPFSQVRNKEIPGVQKLEGLLPDGEYEGMHTDDKSGLVYVLCKHCADDNTTKSSSGTILALQADGTLKQSGSFSVDVKTIEKITGKKKVNFHPSALTQNSKTGEWYILSSVNKMLVVADSNWSVKAVYSLDPAIFNQPEGMAFDNQYNLYISNEGSKTSAGNIFKFNYTK, encoded by the coding sequence ATGATTAAGGATATGCGCAACACATTGCTGGGTGTTATTGTAGCAGGTATATTGCTAAGCATCTCCTGTGCCAACAAAACGGGCACACATGGTTACGATAGTCCCACAGGATACAACCTTAATAAACCTGTAAAATATTATATGCCCGATGGCCTGCTTGAAATATCCGGAATAGCCTTTAACAACGGCAAAAGTGATTCGGTTTATGCCGAACAGGACGAAGACGGGAACATCTATTACCTAAAATTGGGCGATAAGCAGGTTAGCTACAGCAAATTTGGTAAAAAGGGTGACTATGAGGATATCGCTATTTGCCATAAACAGGTAATTATGCTGCGGAGCGACGGGGTACTGTTTACATTCCCATTTAGCCAGGTACGGAATAAGGAAATTCCCGGCGTGCAAAAACTGGAGGGGCTGTTACCCGATGGCGAATATGAAGGGATGCATACCGATGACAAAAGCGGGCTGGTATACGTGTTATGTAAGCATTGTGCCGACGACAATACCACAAAAAGCAGTAGCGGTACTATTTTGGCTTTACAAGCCGATGGTACACTTAAGCAAAGCGGAAGTTTTAGCGTAGACGTAAAAACAATAGAAAAGATAACCGGGAAAAAGAAGGTCAATTTCCATCCATCGGCATTAACTCAAAACAGCAAAACCGGCGAATGGTATATTTTATCATCAGTTAACAAAATGCTGGTGGTTGCCGATAGCAATTGGAGCGTAAAGGCAGTTTACAGTTTAGACCCCGCCATTTTTAACCAGCCCGAAGGGATGGCATTTGATAATCAATACAATCTTTATATCTCAAACGAGGGCAGCAAGACAAGTGCTGGCAATATTTTTAAATTTAATTATACCAAATAA
- the ppk1 gene encoding polyphosphate kinase 1: MDHYSFFDRDLSWLLFNERILMEAGKETLPLMERVNFLSIFSSNLDEFYRVRMPVLLALHNLAKHGNSEKEDVLLEAQELIGHQQQKFGQVFTGEIIPLLKAPKITLLFNEPIPNEIADKVSDYFYSQVMAFLQPIDLADTKKNFFPENNRLYFLVNLQAENKTERNVILNIPSNQLPRFYGVNTDDGQYIVFLDDIIRHNLDKLFKNEVLTGCYSIKITRDAELDLDDEYQGDLSEQVEKQLLKRDLGIATRFLHQPGVPLRTLHFITDKFNLQSSSVVEGGMYHNLKDLSGLPVNNPSLRYTRWAPLVGYHVSDAGSLFDHIETRDYIFHTPYQSYNTILRFFNEAATDISVKEISVTLYRVASDSRIVNALISAANNGKKVRVMVELKARFDEANNIKWAKKMKAVGVDIIYSNTALKVHAKIALVKRQVDGRDKYSGLLATGNFNESTAAFYTDHIMMTANSLLLREMELLFMFLAKGKKSADGYPIDFKHLLVAQFNLQDRFLVLIDQEIANAKQGLPAFITIKLNNLEERTLIAKLYEASQAGVKISLIVRSICCLIPGVQGMSENITIKRIVDRYLEHGRIFIFHNRGDEKVFLGSADWMNRNIYRRVEVCFPVYDNHIKAEVLQLINLQLNDNVQAVRLNNELQNINIQPIPPLVQSQKAIYEFLKSKLND; this comes from the coding sequence ATGGATCATTACTCATTTTTTGACAGGGATTTAAGCTGGCTGCTTTTTAACGAACGGATTTTGATGGAGGCCGGAAAAGAAACCTTGCCATTGATGGAAAGGGTGAACTTTCTCTCCATATTTTCGTCTAATTTAGATGAATTTTACCGGGTGCGCATGCCCGTATTACTGGCCCTGCATAATCTGGCCAAACATGGCAACAGCGAAAAAGAGGATGTATTGCTGGAAGCCCAGGAACTGATAGGCCATCAGCAACAAAAATTCGGACAGGTTTTTACCGGCGAGATTATCCCTTTATTAAAAGCCCCAAAAATCACACTGCTTTTTAACGAACCGATACCCAATGAAATTGCAGATAAGGTAAGCGACTACTTTTACAGCCAGGTTATGGCTTTTTTACAACCGATAGACCTGGCTGATACCAAAAAGAATTTCTTCCCCGAAAATAACCGCTTGTACTTTTTAGTGAACCTGCAGGCTGAAAACAAAACCGAACGCAATGTAATCCTCAACATTCCATCAAACCAATTGCCCCGGTTTTACGGCGTTAATACAGATGATGGGCAATACATTGTTTTTTTGGATGATATAATCAGGCATAACCTGGATAAGTTATTCAAAAATGAGGTACTTACAGGCTGTTACAGCATTAAAATAACCCGCGATGCCGAGCTTGACCTGGATGATGAGTACCAGGGCGACCTATCTGAACAGGTTGAAAAACAATTACTAAAACGCGACCTGGGCATTGCTACCCGTTTTTTGCACCAGCCTGGCGTGCCATTACGCACCTTGCATTTTATAACCGATAAATTTAATCTGCAAAGTTCAAGCGTGGTGGAAGGTGGCATGTACCACAACCTTAAGGATTTATCGGGCTTGCCGGTTAATAATCCATCGTTGCGCTACACACGCTGGGCTCCTTTAGTGGGGTACCATGTGAGCGATGCAGGATCGTTGTTTGACCATATCGAAACGCGGGATTATATTTTTCATACACCCTATCAATCGTACAATACAATTCTTCGTTTTTTTAATGAAGCCGCTACTGATATTTCGGTCAAAGAGATCTCTGTTACCTTGTACCGGGTGGCCAGTGATTCGCGCATTGTAAATGCTTTAATAAGCGCGGCTAACAATGGCAAAAAAGTGCGTGTTATGGTTGAGCTGAAAGCGCGGTTTGATGAGGCCAACAACATTAAATGGGCAAAAAAAATGAAAGCCGTCGGTGTGGATATTATTTACAGCAATACCGCATTAAAGGTACACGCAAAAATTGCTTTGGTAAAAAGGCAGGTTGATGGGCGCGACAAATATTCGGGACTGCTTGCTACCGGTAATTTTAACGAAAGCACTGCCGCGTTTTATACCGATCATATCATGATGACGGCCAATTCGTTGTTGTTGCGCGAAATGGAATTATTGTTCATGTTTTTGGCAAAGGGTAAAAAATCGGCAGATGGATACCCTATTGACTTTAAGCACCTGCTGGTAGCCCAGTTTAATTTGCAGGACCGTTTTTTAGTGTTGATTGACCAGGAAATTGCCAATGCCAAACAAGGCCTGCCAGCATTTATCACTATAAAACTTAACAACCTGGAAGAACGCACGCTAATAGCCAAACTTTATGAAGCCTCGCAGGCTGGAGTTAAAATATCACTGATAGTACGCAGCATTTGCTGCCTTATACCAGGTGTGCAGGGAATGAGCGAAAACATTACCATAAAGCGTATTGTAGACCGCTACCTGGAGCATGGCCGGATTTTTATCTTCCACAATAGAGGCGACGAAAAGGTTTTTCTTGGTTCGGCCGATTGGATGAACCGGAATATTTACAGGCGGGTTGAGGTTTGTTTCCCGGTTTATGATAATCATATAAAGGCGGAAGTTTTACAGTTGATAAACCTTCAGCTTAATGATAACGTACAGGCCGTTAGGCTTAACAATGAGTTGCAAAACATCAATATACAACCGATACCACCTTTAGTGCAATCGCAAAAGGCAATTTATGAATTTCTAAAATCGAAGCTTAATGATTAA